A genomic stretch from Limnobacter thiooxidans includes:
- a CDS encoding VIT and vWA domain-containing protein, which translates to MFSTIASVLQQSSDNLFLTGATFKGRVVENIVLWNITQQFQNKEKQPVELLYHFPLGATALLVSATARIGSRQFTCEVSAKQQARMDYTDAVANGDSAILIEQDDELRYFMRIGNIMPGEKLDIDLQTAEFLQLAHGSARIAVPTCLPNSYSLSGDHEQHPVAVSESHKYTLKAELKLTGSTREGRISSPSHKLRIGQTPECMLIEVAGDTFLDRDFVLNVDELKCAGPTGFWFHNPQVGPDLPGAYVGMLNCMFPQESLSPQGVQLKLLLDCSGSMEGGRMSSAKSALKCLIPQLRMNDRISFSRFGNHCENLLDSTALVTSQVRQGLGRWIDETEANLGGTEMADALSAVAKISNVRKADVLLITDGEVNGLVEMVEAAMETTHRIFVLAIGANPQESLLSTLARATGGAVEFVQQDCDIEAAMTRLFKTLRTATFTGIRLHCEGLIEQTQVAPEFGFDGCSFPVLFSSKAPAFGVAMHIEKRAGSGLAKSELASVPFRLLDEPELAESVSKLWAMQRFDSLMDQERLKPGEFEEAATELAVRFGLVTPLTSACLTLLRSADERNQDMPVRHVVPNMLATDRSAGGVTTFFCRSSSSTIEYTVQSLLMDFSSSELVDGVSGDAIRSPAKCIQALAELPEDLRPTTFEELLVLGFPEEVIEWCKKSLADLLLLKGEAAVVERVLEMLVKGVLGEWEWTLDGMGFISK; encoded by the coding sequence ATGTTTTCAACAATTGCGTCAGTGCTTCAGCAGTCTTCCGACAATCTTTTTCTAACCGGCGCCACATTCAAGGGCCGGGTTGTTGAAAACATCGTGCTGTGGAACATCACGCAGCAATTCCAGAACAAGGAAAAGCAGCCAGTCGAGTTGCTGTACCACTTCCCCTTGGGTGCCACGGCTTTGCTGGTGTCGGCAACGGCGCGTATCGGCAGCCGCCAGTTCACCTGTGAGGTGTCAGCCAAGCAGCAGGCCAGAATGGACTACACCGACGCTGTCGCCAATGGCGATTCCGCAATACTGATTGAGCAAGACGACGAGCTGCGTTACTTCATGCGCATTGGCAACATCATGCCAGGCGAGAAGCTCGATATAGATTTACAAACGGCCGAGTTCTTGCAGCTTGCCCATGGCAGCGCACGCATTGCGGTGCCCACCTGTTTGCCCAACAGCTACAGCTTGTCGGGTGATCATGAGCAGCACCCGGTGGCGGTATCAGAAAGTCACAAGTACACCTTGAAAGCCGAATTGAAGCTGACTGGTTCAACGCGGGAAGGTCGTATTTCCAGCCCAAGTCACAAGCTGCGAATTGGCCAGACCCCTGAGTGCATGTTGATTGAAGTGGCAGGCGATACTTTTCTTGATCGCGACTTTGTGTTGAATGTTGATGAGCTCAAATGCGCGGGGCCAACAGGCTTCTGGTTTCACAACCCGCAAGTTGGCCCCGATTTACCTGGCGCTTATGTGGGCATGCTGAATTGCATGTTTCCGCAAGAATCGCTTTCCCCGCAGGGAGTACAACTGAAGTTGTTGCTCGATTGCAGCGGGTCCATGGAAGGGGGGCGAATGAGTTCGGCCAAGTCAGCGCTGAAGTGCCTGATCCCGCAACTTCGCATGAACGACAGAATCTCCTTTTCCCGGTTTGGTAACCACTGCGAGAATTTGCTGGATTCAACCGCGTTGGTGACCTCGCAGGTGCGACAAGGTTTGGGCCGCTGGATTGATGAAACCGAGGCGAATCTTGGTGGCACCGAAATGGCCGATGCCTTGTCAGCTGTTGCAAAAATTTCCAACGTGCGCAAGGCCGACGTGTTGTTGATTACCGATGGTGAAGTGAACGGCCTGGTTGAAATGGTGGAAGCCGCCATGGAAACCACACACCGAATTTTTGTGTTGGCGATTGGCGCCAATCCGCAGGAAAGTTTGTTGTCTACACTGGCTCGCGCTACGGGTGGTGCAGTTGAATTTGTTCAGCAAGACTGCGACATTGAAGCAGCCATGACCCGCCTGTTCAAAACATTGCGAACCGCTACATTCACCGGTATACGCCTGCATTGTGAAGGCTTGATTGAACAAACCCAGGTTGCACCTGAATTCGGTTTCGATGGGTGTTCATTCCCTGTTCTGTTTTCTTCAAAGGCACCGGCATTTGGTGTGGCCATGCACATCGAGAAGCGAGCCGGCAGCGGCCTGGCAAAGTCAGAACTTGCCAGCGTTCCATTTCGTTTGCTCGATGAACCCGAGCTGGCCGAATCAGTCAGCAAGCTGTGGGCTATGCAGCGATTTGACAGCTTGATGGATCAGGAACGTTTGAAGCCAGGTGAGTTTGAAGAAGCTGCCACAGAACTGGCTGTTCGGTTTGGGCTTGTTACGCCACTAACGTCGGCCTGCCTGACCCTGCTGCGCAGCGCTGATGAGCGCAACCAAGATATGCCAGTTCGGCATGTCGTGCCCAACATGCTTGCAACTGACCGCAGCGCAGGTGGGGTTACTACGTTCTTTTGCAGAAGCAGCAGTTCAACGATTGAATACACAGTTCAATCCCTGCTTATGGATTTTTCAAGCAGCGAGTTGGTTGATGGTGTTTCAGGTGATGCGATACGCAGCCCTGCGAAATGTATTCAAGCGTTGGCTGAATTGCCAGAAGATCTGCGTCCCACAACATTTGAAGAATTGCTTGTGCTTGGATTCCCGGAGGAAGTGATTGAATGGTGCAAGAAAAGCCTGGCGGATTTGCTGTTGTTAAAGGGTGAGGCGGCGGTGGTGGAGCGGGTGCTTGAAATGTTGGTGAAGGGAGTGTTGGGGGAGTGGGAGTGGACTTTGGACGGGATGGGCTTTATTAGCAAATAA
- a CDS encoding nucleotidyl transferase AbiEii/AbiGii toxin family protein produces MPESWFELSPTDQAEALEVASGQSGRPAHLLEKDIWVVWTLAAIYDSGLGNDLTFKGGTSLSKVYKVIDRFSEDIDLTYDIRELVPDLLRDGNPIPATASQEKRITSAVRNRLPEWIEKTVRPVLQNALGADGLQAELTVAGDNCDKLLLTYPATKTGTGYSAPVIQLEFGARATGEPHQRHPVVCDISPYIKELGFPSATPLVMAAERTFWEKATAAYVYCLQGRLRGERYSRHWYDLAALAKTTHLEAAVNDYDLAQQVAAHKSIFFSEKDANGAKIDYFKSTTGELQLIPEGLSLSALEKDYAAMLEDGLLAVDQQNFAEIMTSCEAIQHKVNRSMRKN; encoded by the coding sequence ATGCCTGAGTCATGGTTTGAACTCAGCCCAACCGATCAGGCTGAAGCACTTGAGGTTGCATCTGGACAAAGTGGACGACCTGCTCATTTGCTCGAAAAAGACATTTGGGTGGTCTGGACCCTAGCGGCAATCTATGATTCAGGGTTGGGCAATGACCTAACCTTCAAAGGCGGAACATCGCTGTCCAAGGTGTACAAAGTGATTGACCGGTTTTCGGAAGACATTGACCTTACTTACGACATTCGTGAACTTGTCCCTGATCTATTACGGGATGGAAACCCGATCCCCGCAACAGCGAGCCAAGAGAAAAGGATTACAAGTGCGGTGCGCAATCGCTTGCCCGAGTGGATTGAAAAAACTGTAAGGCCCGTTCTCCAAAATGCATTAGGAGCCGATGGTTTGCAAGCCGAGTTAACCGTCGCAGGCGATAACTGTGACAAACTCCTACTCACCTATCCTGCAACCAAGACAGGAACTGGATATTCAGCCCCTGTAATTCAACTGGAGTTTGGGGCCAGGGCGACGGGCGAGCCTCACCAACGGCACCCGGTGGTCTGTGACATTTCACCGTACATCAAGGAACTGGGATTTCCATCGGCAACGCCGCTGGTGATGGCAGCAGAACGCACCTTTTGGGAAAAGGCCACCGCTGCATATGTTTACTGCTTGCAAGGAAGATTGCGAGGTGAAAGGTACTCGCGCCATTGGTACGACCTGGCGGCCTTAGCCAAAACAACGCACTTGGAGGCAGCAGTCAATGACTACGATTTGGCACAGCAAGTGGCTGCGCACAAATCGATCTTCTTTTCAGAGAAAGATGCCAACGGGGCGAAGATTGACTATTTCAAGTCAACCACTGGTGAGCTGCAATTGATCCCGGAAGGTCTGTCCTTGAGTGCGCTCGAAAAGGATTACGCTGCCATGCTGGAAGATGGCCTTCTGGCGGTTGATCAACAGAATTTCGCCGAAATAATGACTAGTTGTGAGGCTATCCAGCATAAGGTCAATCGATCAATGCGAAAGAACTGA
- a CDS encoding DUF6088 family protein, whose amino-acid sequence MSHLAEIILSAAQSLPEGGLLSAKEFLHVGSRAAVDQTFTRLTREGKLMRVGRGVYAAPVASRFGPRPPSTESVVQAITAVNGEVIVPNGATEANVLGLTTQVPTREVFLTSGRSRKLQLGNRMVELKHGNRWQLVLGRRPAGMAIRALSWLGPEQATTALKVLQTKLPEAEWIAMRTARAVLPSWMARAVSEASENA is encoded by the coding sequence ATGAGCCATCTTGCTGAAATCATTTTGTCTGCTGCGCAATCCTTGCCCGAAGGTGGTTTGCTCTCGGCCAAGGAGTTTCTGCATGTTGGCTCTCGAGCCGCTGTGGATCAAACTTTTACCCGTTTGACGCGTGAAGGAAAATTGATGCGCGTTGGGCGGGGGGTGTATGCCGCACCCGTGGCCAGCAGGTTCGGCCCACGTCCACCCTCGACAGAATCGGTCGTGCAAGCCATTACGGCGGTCAATGGAGAAGTGATTGTTCCCAATGGTGCTACCGAGGCCAATGTGCTCGGCTTGACTACCCAGGTTCCCACCCGTGAGGTGTTTCTGACCTCGGGCCGCTCACGCAAGTTACAGCTGGGCAATCGAATGGTCGAACTGAAACACGGTAACCGCTGGCAACTTGTTCTTGGTCGACGCCCTGCCGGTATGGCGATTCGGGCTTTGTCCTGGTTGGGTCCTGAGCAGGCTACAACAGCACTGAAGGTGTTGCAGACCAAACTGCCAGAAGCTGAATGGATAGCCATGCGTACAGCCCGAGCCGTATTACCCAGTTGGATGGCGAGGGCAGTGAGCGAGGCCAGCGAGAATGCCTGA